From the genome of Phalacrocorax carbo chromosome 5, bPhaCar2.1, whole genome shotgun sequence:
CCAGAGCTCGGAGTGCCTGCCTGGGAGATGATGGATTTATTGGGCTGTGTCCCCGACCAGGAAAGGTACATCCAGTGAAGAGACAAAGACAGCCCTGCCATTGGCTGTGTTCACACTCTCTCATTTTGCCCTGGACAGCAATCACCATAAAAactgtgctttaaaatattctttaaataatttttgctttttgtttttttaaaaaaaatcacccccccacccaaagAGCTTTaccccccccgcccgctcccATCTCACCCTGTACGTGCCCACGCTGCCTCCCATCTATGGTACATACAAAGagcagataaataaataaagacgTGTGATGCTGCAGGGGGGGATGCGGCTCACAGCTCCACCCAGCCCCCTCACCTCTGCTAACGTGGAGCTAGGGGAGGCTGAAGCTCTAGCTAGGATTTTGTGGGGGGACTGTGGCTGCAGCTCTGACGGGGCTCCCACCGGGTCCCGGGAGCAGGTGAGCAGCAATGAGTTACCCTGAgggtttggggtgctggggggttggggaggtCAGGCCAGGCAGGGTCTGGAGCTTGGGGAGTTTTTTTAGCTTTGGGGTGGGAAAGGCATGGCTTTGGGCTGAGCCAGCTCAGAGTGGGATGCTGGGAAGGCCAGGAAGTGAGCACTTTCTCCCCAGCCACTTCCCTTCCCATCCTcagcaggctggggctgcagccccggctctccccacccctgctcccacccccaTGCCCATGACTGGCTGGCACTCACACCCTCCTGCCCACACACCTGCCTCCGCGGTTTCCTCTTGCAAGCCTGAGCTGTCACAGCGTCCCCACAGGCATGCCAGGCCAGGTGTCTATGGTGCTGGCTTTGAGCAGAGCTCAGGGTCCCACTCCCCAGTCCCTCACTCTAGCAACACTTGTGTCACCAGGTCAGGGGTCTCATGCCAGAGCCATGCCAccttctccagccctgcccatgCTTGGACACCCGAGGCTTACAGGGGATGGTTTTGGGTGCCCCCCTGCACCCGCAGTCAGGGCTAAGGGCAAGGCACAGTCCCAGTACCTGGGTCACCCTCCTCCCATTTGCCTTGTCTCAGGAGTGGGAATGGCATCGCCCAccctcctgcctggcctgcCCAGCAAAGGGCCCTAGGGGCCCCTCTCCCAAAGCCTCCCACctggtgcaggcaggctgggagCCCTGTGggagcagcctgcagccagggactctctcctctccccgctCCCCCTTGTCTATCAGACTCTGTCATTTGCTAattctgcacacacacacacacaacacacacacacacacaaatagcAGCATGTGGATCCAGCTGGGGGAACCCCCATGTCCGGGGGGGGGACCCTTCAtgcctcccccctgcccccaggaaCAGAGAGTGAGGAGGGGGTGGTGGGCATGGAGGAGGCACACCAGGGAGCACTGGTGCCCCACAACAGACAGGTGACTATGCCCcgagcaggcagggctggaggcagctccCCATGGGCACCCAGCTATGGGAGAGGGTGCTGGCCCCGGTGAGCCGCCCTGCAGCCACCACCTCTGCCAGCAGCGCCGGCTGTGGCTGAGGCGTACCCTCAGCTATCTGCCTGGGGTACCCCCAGTGGGTGGAAGCTGTCGGGGGGCAGAAGCAGCCTACCCAGGCGGTAGAGCAGCCCTGAGTACCAGTGCACGCCATCCCCCTGAGCCCCTGGCCACCCCACCAGGCTGTGGTAAAGCCGGAGTGGCCAGAAGGCCAGCTGTGCCAGATGTTGCTCCTGCACCAGGGCGAAGCACGAGGCCACCATGCCATCCACCACCAGCGTCCCATGGCGCGTCAGCGGGGCGTAGGCTCCCACGTCCCTCCGGTTCCGCACCCCCACCACCTCGGCGGGCTGCAAGCCACCCCCCCCTGCCACCACCAGCACGAAATGTCCAGGGCGCACGCGACTGGCAAAGGTGGGACGGAAGCGGGCAGCAGGCACCGAGGCATTCTCAGCCACGAAGAGCAGGTGGGTGGGAGTCAGGGCCAGGCGCCGGGGTGGCTCCCGTGTCTCAATGACATGGAAGGAAGTGAGGGCACGGGGCTCCTTGTCCAGGAAAGCCAAGAAGTCGCTGTAGGTGGGCCTGCCCGCCCCATCCATTGCCAGCACCCGCTGGCCCGGGCGCAGTGCCCACAACGGTGTCCGGGCACCATCCTCCAGCGTCGCCAGCGCCCACCCGGGGAAGCAGCCCCCTGTCTTCGCAGCGGCCGAGTGCTCTGCACGGGGAGAGAGAGGACAGGAGGGTTACCCATCTGCCAGACCCCCGGCATCACCCTTCCACGATGTACAGAGACCCTCCCAAGCTGCCCAGCTTTGCCCACCTGGGGATGACCCTGCTGGCATCACCAATGTGCATGTGTCCCCTACACACCCCCCGTCCACTAATccagcctccctgggtgccTGCTCCCCCAGCTACCATGTCAGTGGGGGTGGCACTTGGGGCTTAAGCTGTGCATGGCAGCACCTGCTCCCCGCTGTGGCACCAGTGAGCTGGGACTGCTGTGCAGATCCAGGTCCTAGAACATGCCTGACCTGGGAAGCGGGGCACAGCCACGGCCCTGAATGAGCAAAGCAGTGCCAGGGGGCACCCAAAGCTTGAAAGATGGGAGGCAGAGCCCTGAGCCAGTGGCAGGCTGAGGAGCGGAGCACCTGGTCACACTTTGCATACCCACAGCATCCTGatcccctgcagccctgggccTGGGTACCACTAGGGAAGATGCTACAAGGAACAGTGCAGGCTACAGCACcctccccccagcactgcagcaccCTCCACCCTGCACTGTAgccctcctcccttctcctgcctgcttgcCCCGTGCTCCCTGCACCACTGATGCTGGCTGAACCCCtctcagagctgcagggagatGTCACAACCTGTGGCCATCATCAGGCAAATGCCACCAGCCTCCTGGGCATGGCTTCACTAGCAGTTGTCACAGTGTAAAGCACCCAAACTCTCTGGGGCTTGTCCCCTGGGGTGGTCCTACCCCTCCCCAGGTGAAAAGATACAGCAGTCACTCAGTATTGCTAGGGGCCCACCCAGCCAGACCTTGGCATCAGGGGCTCAGCGCTAGCAGGGGAACCCTGGCTTCCCAAGGAACAGTGCTCAGCTCCCACAGCAGCCCTGATCCCCCACGCCTGAGCAACCCGTCTTAGTGTCTATATGATGCCCTCCCACCATCTGTCAGTTGCAGCTCATCTAGGGTCCTGCTCCTGGCCCTGCATGGTCCCAGATTCGAGTCCTCAGTCCCCCTTGGGACCTTTTCCCAGTTCCCCCATCAAATCCCTGAGTGTCCCCACCCAGATGGCActgtcccccttccctccccagctttGGGCAGACGAAATCCCAGCCCCCAGGCCCATGAAGAGAGGCATCCATCTCTGGGACAGAATCCTTTTATTGCTCAGACGAGGTGCAGCATCTACCCCATGCCTGCCCTGGAGGCCAGGTCCCAAATCCTGCACCCTGCTTCCctaggcaggcagcagagctgtggggaggggcTGGCAGGAAGGCGAGAGGGGCACCTAGCAGAAGCAGGGGGCACAGGTGCTGGGCAGGAAGGGGTGTGCAGGTGCAGGGGGGGACCCGAGGAGACACAATACATACAACAGGCCATGCGGCCATCcgtacaaaaataaaaaccatttaCTTAGAGGCAGGGGCAGCCCGGCTGCCCTGTGTACACAGCTCTGGGAGGGGTCAGGGTATGAACCCCACAGCCTCCACCATGTGCCCCCAGGCTCCCCATGGCCTCGGGTATAAATACGGGGGACCCAGAgccctggaaagctgctgtggaGCAAGGGGGCTGTGACCAGCCTCCAGAAGCCCTCCCAGGAGCCCTGATCTGCTGCCTGGGTAACAGCATCCCTCTTCGGTGGGTCCAGGGGAGCATCCCAAGATTCAAGAGCCTCTGTCCTTCTCCAGGGGCACAGCCCCACTCCTCTGGCCAGCCCCAAGGCTCTGGGGTCATGGTCCTTGCTTCGGAGCCTGGCCCCGCTCCTCTGGCCAGCCCCACATAGCACACTGGGGCGTGGGAGCCCGGGTCCTTCGCCCACACTTTGTCCCTCTTCTTCGGGGGCGCGTCGCTCCCTCTCTGCGGTGCGGTTGCCCCACCTCCATCGCTGGCCGGCGTTGCGCCCGTCCTGGCATCGGCACGGGGGAGCGAGTCAGCGCGGGGGGGCAGGCTGGCGTCTGGGGGTGTCAGGCCGCTGGCCACGGGCTACGGCGGTAGGACAGGCAGAGCGCGGTGGGAGCCGAGCCCGGGGACCAGCGATGCCGGGCAGCGCTGGTGTaccagccccggcagcaccgtGGCACGGTGGGCACACGTGTGGGCACGTGTGGGCAGCCACAGCCCTCTCCCGGTGCGTGTGCATGCATGTGGAAGCGCTCTGGGTGCGGGCACAGTTCTCCGGCACGGCAGCCGTGTGCCAGTACGGTgtatgtgtgcttgcagccgCCGAGGCTGCCCCTGCGCCCACGCAAGCCCACTCACAGGCAGAGCCATTCCCAGCCTGTCGCGACATGGGCACACACGCACCCGAGCAGCAACACCGCCGCCCCTCGTTGGGGAGTggccggccccggggctgagCGCGGCCCTGCGTGGCCGGTGCCGTGCGTGGGCCACTGCTGCCCTCTGCCGCACGCAGCGGGTGCGGCCGCCCCGGCGGGAGCTGCGCGGGGCCCGGGGCTGTAGCCTCCCGCGCAGGGCAGCTTCTCCCCGGGCTGCGGGG
Proteins encoded in this window:
- the IHH gene encoding indian hedgehog protein, giving the protein MKPARLLLLLSGCALLLAPAVRGCGPGRVVGSRRRPPRKLIPLAYKQFSPNVPEKTLGASGRYEGKIARNSERFKELTPNYNPDIIFKDEENTGADRLMTQRCKDRLNSLAISVMNQWPGVKLRVTEGWDEDGHHSEESLHYEGRAVDITTSDRDRNKYGMLARLAVEAGFDWVYYESKAHIHCSVKSEHSAAAKTGGCFPGWALATLEDGARTPLWALRPGQRVLAMDGAGRPTYSDFLAFLDKEPRALTSFHVIETREPPRRLALTPTHLLFVAENASVPAARFRPTFASRVRPGHFVLVVAGGGGLQPAEVVGVRNRRDVGAYAPLTRHGTLVVDGMVASCFALVQEQHLAQLAFWPLRLYHSLVGWPGAQGDGVHWYSGLLYRLGRLLLPPDSFHPLGVPQADS